Proteins co-encoded in one Palaemon carinicauda isolate YSFRI2023 unplaced genomic scaffold, ASM3689809v2 scaffold19, whole genome shotgun sequence genomic window:
- the vir gene encoding protein virilizer isoform X7, whose amino-acid sequence MNELLFFDTFSHEVSDKVQLDLVQFPRPVQVTEIRAIPLGARVQADFPGGVRLGATNPSQFEIEYFVNDLSKRGAGTFESVGTLQYNQHGNIQMDFEKKVPTDGLLLRGNYNAITLAVYGHLTKVQREPSPPKSTKRSEVVPQPPPEKVNTHERIRDWLEDTQECPPRSPLEYDETKQWPDERIEFNRELEREREREQRPNRGGENRERERGERENRERERRRSAERSRSRDRSWERSERSSSRRECRRDSGREGDHERERERDRGDFDRERDRERDYDRDRDRSRDREKEKGRDKEKDRDRDRDRYRERDRDRDREQRRSRESRERMEEDRPPAPEPTASRGRRSIEDERHSERSDKSARRPRTPHDVQPHPVSPFHGDSFNEEVSHPGTARDFHEREVREDPNISGAPRDLRERESREEVARSGTPRELRERELREAQEKERDFEPAEPQSVLPPLPTEIMDPISDDEELPDLPPDNTEIEEEYPPEECMDEICIDEAPPDIGVDDYEEIMSDEEDLPEDQYEEEWFVEEWEDWLKPFTPSHFQMGELGYLLSPTLTDFQIDYQHWKARFETEGQDIEDEPSQASKLETMLAEVLIPLEMPEENILETDSGEAREEAGEKWVQSVEHVCQILSKGLPYLLAKNGDAVLTTICDWIDVGVNFERALAQQQPVYKIRHVKAGVRLTQLMLQCTDEITKLLLERNIMEKLKLLYYQPHMALSIKLLILKTFDSVTRTPMGLRYYLGIADDKCEERGRNWYEIILEMLTDVQQTRAKVALSAIVRKVHIFEVCQNLMESTKMLLNHLPNLEEELKGNEELNQEEDSMDMDEVDGRIDLPPNWSANIPDSLIDAVNSCLQEIVKVHKYADQLLAQPHRWLPGSKQFQLPKNPHDPYPQLYVTFDSGDLLTSLMVLLGGLGTVQSGALIGGIKNLLDSLMSSAHGLTYMASHPFIITNVARSLLQFGEDGRDDSSDNEENPLHMVGLKMVYTFHALMQLDSLALLASSHNTDYSQAVTHFNSLTSLLLTCVGRNAVINLLSVGRNLEILFPYLKLGAGDDQDNAPTRIACFGYAVELVVLTVKFSENVEMLEQYGEKILELVDLEEAREGPKLEEHAKFCEIVPWLSITKSAESFAYDNLSNLSNNLKEHVEKLDKFSGELVTHLRIIQHLTVPKYPVSDLLPEDHNGELIEELKYKYATVQLFSADCHTYLTNLLSKLCSMYSQPSVHGSDFMASEGATVLAVIQPTLRLLKNILTYVIHARNTNFKDLTAIVPLVQTYLLLQSFPLGSQYISQSQELQQEVISILLVYTQPVYSETEGEEVLAKSLWTKMMSEVFKYLLTGPHTFMGVINLVIELLPLPLPIQTRVPLSEEESSQIINLRKLWSAHLYCLSSNIHEIIMRLGLASFPPLMHLLRRMCVALSDLAAPMALLVARATLDLVLQSHRLDQRASGEDFGPCSLQTVRVLNMLALLVSHAPTKAAILHLLRGGSPTLAAATTKTEDKYSGLVALWCRILNVAASGSHAHVQAQECLVTIIQYLCDHENAMHVSQDCNVQDGNVQVNAVPTPITLSGVPNKDTLVPIVEALIDHLRNLHSPHQSIQQVLRALMRLMEHDYGFYHIKSVMEKKRACLISLFKRLSSSFRKESQEYITSLQGALEFCQLLIETDESSTVSRTLLVTPSELASYIGWKLGGLEMQYSKYSQEKKEIIKKEEKEKEKVVKEEPAEEPTPAATAVKEEATDKSEADSKTDETEGAEVKTEEETKEELRKEETKKEPPKKEEVKKEEVVRREEPQRREDEIKERIHPLKLLENQVVAEGCEEETMESLYEDISQLINVLDQSYTSEGKELSEPTGPEMETLQALFASRVVWTVPVSDDEIPSFWLVPPVFEDADEMEMIPSNLLDTCRQYAGDYDLLGTLHKLVKGQGAQSLTPQKLCKAPPRYKPSAAAIRPDKRGRPFVAPMRGRSFNRGMNSRSDPFRSRPPNTSRPPSLHVDDFVALESTGHQPTGPTGYNKISFGRGKFLLDSMRGRGGRGRGDSRGGGRFFHRPPFRPDIGVRGMNPRGRGMPWIFRGDVSPRGFRGVSMNPGPTRFIRGRGMYMRGNGQGISPKERFPPKFVDRGGRRDMNGGRHMRGAFR is encoded by the exons AGACGAAGCAGTGGCCCGACGAACGTATAGAGTTCAACAGGGAACTAGAGCGGGAAAGGGAAAGAGAGCAGAGACCCAACCGTGGTGGGGAAaacagggagagggagagaggcgagagagagaacagagagagggagaggcGCAGATCGGCGGAGAGGTCTAGGAGCAGGGACAGGTCTTGGGAGAGGAGCGAAAGGAGTAGTTCGAGACGGGAGTGTAGGAGGGATAGCGGCAGAGAAGGAGaccatgagagggagagagagcgggATAGAGGAGACTTCGATCGGGAAAGGGACAGAGAGCGAGACTACGATAGGGACAGGGATCGCTCTAGGGATAGGGAAAAGGAAAAAGGGCGGGATAAAGAGAAGGATAGGGATAGGGACAGAGACCGAtacagagaaagagacagagataGGGATCGAGAGCAGCGTCGCAGTCGTGAGAGTAGAGAGCGCATGGAAGAGGATCGACCGCCCGCGCCGGAACCCACGGCTTCCAGAGGACGACGGAGCATCGA GGATGAAAGACACTCTGAGAGATCTGACAAGTCAGCTCGACGTCCTCGCACCCCTCACGATGTCCAGCCCCATCCTGTGTCGCCCTTCCATGGGGACAGCTTCAACGAAGAGGTCAGCCACCCGGGAACGGCTCGAGACTTCCACGAAAGAGAAGTTCGGGAGGATCCGAACATTTCGGGAGCCCCTCGAGATCTGCGCGAAAGAGAGTCGCGGGAAGAAGTCGCACGCAGCGGAACGCCTCGAGAACTTAGGGAAAGGGAGCTTCGTGAGGCGCAGGAAAAGGAGAGGGACTTCGAGCCAGCGGAACCCCAGAGCGTTCTCCCTCCGTTGCCCACTGAAATTATGGACCCCATTAGTGATGACGAAGAGCTGCCTGATCTCCCTCCCGATAATACAGAAATAGAAGAAGAGTACCCACCAGAGGAATGCATGGATGAAATATGCATTGATGAAGCACCACCAGACATAG GGGTTGATGATTACGAAGAAATTATGAGTGACGAAGAGGATTTGCCCGAGGACCAGTACGAGGAAGAATGGTTTGTCGAGGAATGGGAAGACTGGTTGAAGCCTTTCACGCCTAGTCATTTCCAGATGGGCGAGCTCGGCTATCTGCTGAGCCCGACTCTCACGGACTTTCAAATCGACTACCAGCACTGGAAAGCGAGGTTCGAAACCGAAGGTCAAGATATAGAAGACGAGCCTTCTCAG GCATCGAAGCTTGAGACCATGTTAGCCGAGGTTCTCATTCCTTTGGAAATGCCCGAAGAAAATATCCTTGAAACAGATTcaggcgaagcaagggaggaagccGGAGAAAAGTGGGTCCAGAGCGTAGAACACGTTTGCCAGATTTTGTCAAAAGGACTTCCGTACCTTCTGGCTAAAAATGGAGATG CCGTCCTCACCACAATTTGTGATTGGATTGACGTAGGAGTAAATTTTGAAAGAGCTCTTGCGCAACAGCAGCCTGTGTATAAG ATACGCCACGTAAAAGCCGGCGTACGCTTAACGCAGTTAATGCTGCAGTGTACGGATGAAATCACAAAATTGCTCCTGGAACGTAACATTATGGAGAAGTTGAAGTTGCTCTACTATCAACCTCACATGGCACTTTCCATCAAGTTACTCATTCTGAA aACGTTCGACTCGGTCACGAGGACTCCCATGGGTCTGAGGTACTACTTAGGAATAGCTGATGACAAGTGTGAAGAGAGAGGCAGAAACTGGTATGAAATCATCTTGGAGATGCTCACTGACGTACAACAGACCAGGGCCAAA GTGGCATTATCAGCAATAGTGAGGAAAGTCCACATCTTTGAAGTTTGTCAGAATCTCATGGAAAGCACCAAGATGCTGCTGAATCACCTACCCAACTTGGAGGAGGAATTGAAAGGCAACGAGGAA CTTAACCAAGAAGAAGACTCAATGGACATGGATGAAGTTGACGGCCGCATTGACCTGCCACCCAATTGGAGCGCGAACATACCCGATTCCTTGATTGACGCGGTCAATTCTTGTCTGCAGGAAATAGTAAAAGTACACAAATATGCTGATCAACTCTTGGCTCAACCACATAG ATGGCTTCCAGGGTCCAAGCAGTTTCAGCTTCCAAAGAACCCCCACGATCCATATCCGCAACTCTACGTAACGTTTGACTCCGGAGATCTTCTGACGTCCCTGATGGTGCTCTTGGGTGGTTTGGGCACTGTGCAGAGCGGTGCATTGATTGGCGGCATTAAGAATCTTCTCGACAGCCTCATGTCGTCTGCACATGGTCTCACCTACATGGCTTCTCATCCCTTCATTATAACAAATGTTGCTCGGAGCTTATTGCAG tttggcgAAGACGGACGCGACGATAGCAGCGACAATGAAGAGAATCCTCTCCATATGGTTGGACTAAAAATGGTCTACACATTCCATGCATTAATGCAGTTGGATTCGTTGGCACTGCTGGCCTCATCGCACAACACGGATTACTCGCAGGCCGTCACGCACTTCAACAGCCTGACGTCCTTGCTCCTCACTTGTGTCGGGCGCAACGCTGTTATTAACCTTCTCAGTGTTGGTAGGAACTTGGAAATTCTGTTTCCCTATCTAAAACTCGGAGCAGGAGATGACCAAGATAATGCTCCCACGAGGATTGCCTGCTTTGGTTATGCAGTTGAACTTGTCGTTTTGACTGTAAAATTCTCGGAAAATGTCGAGATGCTGGAACAGTATGGTGAAAAAATACTGGAACTCGTTGACCTCGAAGAAGCCCGGGAGGGGCCTAAATTGGAGGAGCATGCTAAGTTTTGTGAAATTGTTCCTTGGTTATCCATCACAAAATCGGCTGAAAGCTTTGCTTACGACAATCTCTCCAATCTGTCGAACAATCTTAAGGAACACGTAGAGAAACTGGACAAGTTTTCGGGCGAGTTAGTAACTCATTTGAGAATCATTCAGCATTTAACGGTGCCGAAGTATCCTGTATCAGATTTATTACCGGAAGATCACAACGGCGAGCTGATAGAAGAATTGAAGTACAAGTATGCTACGGTGCAATTGTTTTCAGCTGACTGTCATACTTATCTTACTAATCTCTTATCAAAGCTATGCTCGATGTATTCGCAACCGTCCGTTCATGGATCAGACTTCATGGCTTCCGAAGGAGCAACAGTTCTGGCAGTGATTCAACCGACTTTGAGACTCTTGAAAAACATTCTTACTTACGTCATTCATGCGAGAAATACGAACTTCAAAGACTTGACTGCCATTGTTCCGCTGGTGCAGACGTATCTCCTGCTGCAGTCCTTTCCGCTCGGATCGCAGTACATCTCCCAGAGTCAGGAACTACAGCAGGAGGTGATTAGCATACTGCTCGTGTACACTCAGCCGGTTTACTCGGAAACAGAGGGAGAGGAGGTGCTTGCTAAGAGTCTTTGGACCAAAATGATGTCAGAG GTATTCAAGTATTTACTGACCGGTCCTCATACATTTATGGGAGTCATAAACTTGGTGATAGAACTCTTACCGCTACCTTTGCCTATACAAACACGTGTGCCACTTTCCGAAGAGGAATCATCTCAGATAATCAATTTGCGCAAGTTGTGGAGTGCTCACTTGTATTGTCTATCTTCGAACATTCATGAAATTATCATGCGATTAGGCCTAGCGAGTTTTCCGCCCCTAATGCACCTGCTGAGACGAATGTGCGTTGCTCTGTCGGACTTGGCAGCGCCTATGGCCCTGCTCGTAGCTCGAGCAACGTTGGACCTCGTCCTTCAGTCCCATCGTCTAGATCAGCGGGCTTCAGGCGAAGACTTCGGACCTTGCTCGTTGCAGACAGTTCGCGTCCTGAACATGTTGGCATTGTTAGTGTCGCATGCCCCTACTAAGGCAGCGATACTTCACCTATTGCGAGGTGGGTCGCCCACTTTGGCCGCAGCAACGACCAAAACCGAAGACAAGTATTCGGGGCTGGTTGCTCTGTGGTGTCGCATTCTGAATGTCGCTGCAAGTGGGTCTCATGCGCACGTTCAGGCGCAGGAGTGCTTAGTGACGATAATCCAGTACCTCTGCGATCACGAAAATGCAATGCACGTGTCGCAAGACTGCAACGTGCAAGACGGAAATGTGCAGGTCAATGCGGTTCCGACTCCCATAACGTTAAGTGGTGTGCCCAACAAAGACACGCTGGTACCTATAGTTGAAGCTTTGATAGACCATCTCAGGAACCTTCACAGTCCTCATCAATCAATACAACAAGTTCTCAGAGCACTGATGAGGCTCATGGAACATGATTACGGGTTTTATCATATTAAGAG CGTGATGGAGAAAAAGAGAGCGTGTCTGATCAGCCTCTTCAAGAGGCTCAGCTCGTCCTTCCGGAAAGAGTCTCAAGAATATATAACGTCCCTCCAGGGCGCCCTCGAGTTCTGTCAGCTCCTCATCGAAACCGACGAATCCTCCACCGTGTCCCGGACCTTGCTCGTTACGCCGTCGGAGTTAGCTAGTTACATTGGCTGGAAGTTGGGAGGTCTTGAAATGCAGTATTCCAAATATTCTCAGGAAAAGAAAGAGATaatcaagaaagaagaaaaagagaaagagaaggtcGTTAAAGAGGAACCGGCAGAGGAGCCAACCCCTGCGGCTACAGCCGTGAAAGAAGAAGCGACGGATAAAAGCGAAGCGGATTCGAAGACTGACGAGACTGAAGGAGCTGAGGTTAAGACCGAAGAAGAAACGAAGGAAGAATTGAGAAAAGAGGAGACGAAGAAGGAGCCGCCAAAGAAAGAGGAGGTTAAAAAGGAGGAAGTAGTAAGAAGAGAAGAACCTCAGAGAAGGGAGGATGAGATTAAAGAGCGTATACATCCTCTGAAATTGTTAGAAAATCAAGTTGTG gCTGAAGGCTGTGAAGAAGAGACCATGGAATCACTGTATGAAGATATTTCTCAGTTGATTAATGTTCTGGATCAATCATATACTTCCGAGGGTAAAG AACTGAGCGAGCCCACGGGCCCAGAAATGGAGACCTTGCAAGCGCTCTTTGCCTCGAGGGTCGTCTGGACCGTTCCCGTGTCTGACGATGAGATTCCATCATTCTGGTTGGTTCCTCCTGTGTTTGAGGATGCAGATGAAATGGAAATG ATACCAAGTAACCTCCTGGATACATGCCGTCAATATGCAGGAGACTACGATCTCTTGGGAACTCTGCACAAATTAGTCAAAGGTCAGGGAGCTCAGTCGCTCACGCCACAAAAGTTATGCAAAGCGCCACCCAGGTACAAGCCCAGTGCGGCTGCAATACGCCCCGACAAGAGAGGGAGACCTTTCG TGGCACCCATGAGAGGTCGTTCGTTCAACAGGGGAATGAACTCAAGAAGCGACCCGTTCCGTTCCCGTCCTCCAAACACATCGAGGCCACCGTCACTTCACGTGGATGATTTTGTTGCTCTTGAAAGCACCGGTCATCAGCCAACCGGCCCTACAGGATACAACAAAATTTCATTTGGCCGTGGAAAG TTTTTGCTCGATTCAATGCGAGGACGTGGCGGTCGAGGTCGCGGAGACAGCCGCGGAGGAGGTAGATTCTTCCACAGACCACCATTCAGACCAGATATTG GTGTACGTGGAATGAACCCCAGGGGCCGAGGAATGCCTTGGATTTTCCGCGGTGACGTTTCTCCGAGAGGATTCAGGGGAGTGTCTATGAACCCTGGGCCGACCAGGTTCATCCGAGGCCGGGGAATGTACATGAGAGGCAACGGACAGGGAATCAGCCCTAAGGAAAGGTTCCCACCCAAGTTCGTAGATCGCGGGGGAAGGAGAGATATGAACGGCGGGAGGCACATGAGAGGGGCGTTTAGATGA